One genomic region from Oncorhynchus kisutch isolate 150728-3 unplaced genomic scaffold, Okis_V2 scaffold1553, whole genome shotgun sequence encodes:
- the LOC116366655 gene encoding C-type lectin domain family 4 member M-like isoform X1, with the protein MAEYVNKQVIELNEVTEENRNRLTKSVKTETHLSDGRTGVYRLAAGCLGVLCVLQVTLNISLRLAFSGSNEERNQLEACYNTLATERDRLSGMVSVLTYDKVILQKRLSGCGTGRGVEGRYMAVPTMRTVLKCPKGWRMLGSSCYFLSTEMKTWQESRLDCFERGADLVIINSEEEKKLLYQLHGDADLLVWIGLTDSVNEGTWKWVDGTPLTTSYWKSGKPDYGGTNNKDCVEVYHRDNVLANWNDAPCNRMLHWICEKLQK; encoded by the exons ATGGCCGAGTACGTCAACAAACAGGTGATTGAATTGAATGAAGTTACTGAAGAAAACCGGAACAGATTAACGAAGAGCGTGAAGACTGAGACCCATCTCTCAG ATGGAAGAACAGGAGTCTACAGgctggctgctgggtgtttaGGAGTGCTGTGTGTTCTACAAGTCACTCTCAACATCTCCCTGAGGCTGGCTTTCT CCGGTTCTAACGAAGAGAGGAACCAGTTAGAGGCCTGTTACAACACCCTGGCTACAGAAAGGGACAGGTTGAGTGGCATGGTCAGTGTTCTGACCTATGATAAGGTGATTCTGCAGAAGAGGCTCTCTGGGTGTG gtACTGGAAGAGGGGTGGAAGGGAGATACATGGCAGTCCCAACGATGAGGACTGTGTTAAAGTGTCCTAAAGGATGGAGGATGTTGGGATCCAGCTGCTACTTCCTTTCTACTGAGATGAAAACCTGGCAGGAGAGCAGACTGGACTGTTTtgagagaggagcagacctggTGATCATAAACAGTGAAGAggaaaag AAGTTGTTGTACCAGCTGCATGGTGATGCAGATCTCCTGGTCTGGATTGGTCTGACTGACTCCGTTAATGAGGGGACCTGGAAATGGGTGGACGGCACACCACTGACCACATC GTACTGGAAGAGTGGTAAGCCGGACTATGGTGGTACCAACAacaaggattgtgtcgaggtctACCATCGGGACAACGTTTTGGCCAACTGGAACGATGCACCCTGCAACCGCATGCTGCACTGGATCTGTGAGAAATTACAGAAATAG
- the LOC116366655 gene encoding C-type lectin domain family 4 member M-like isoform X3: MAEYVNKQVIELNEVTEENRNRLTKSVKTETHLSDGRTGVYRLAAGCLGVLCVLQVTLNISLRLAFSGSNEERNQLEACYNTLATERDRLSGMVSVLTYDKVILQKRLSGCGTGRGVEGRYMAVPTMRTVLKCPKGWRMLGSSCYFLSTEMKTWQESRLDCFERGADLVIINSEEEKLHGDADLLVWIGLTDSVNEGTWKWVDGTPLTTSYWKSGKPDYGGTNNKDCVEVYHRDNVLANWNDAPCNRMLHWICEKLQK; encoded by the exons ATGGCCGAGTACGTCAACAAACAGGTGATTGAATTGAATGAAGTTACTGAAGAAAACCGGAACAGATTAACGAAGAGCGTGAAGACTGAGACCCATCTCTCAG ATGGAAGAACAGGAGTCTACAGgctggctgctgggtgtttaGGAGTGCTGTGTGTTCTACAAGTCACTCTCAACATCTCCCTGAGGCTGGCTTTCT CCGGTTCTAACGAAGAGAGGAACCAGTTAGAGGCCTGTTACAACACCCTGGCTACAGAAAGGGACAGGTTGAGTGGCATGGTCAGTGTTCTGACCTATGATAAGGTGATTCTGCAGAAGAGGCTCTCTGGGTGTG gtACTGGAAGAGGGGTGGAAGGGAGATACATGGCAGTCCCAACGATGAGGACTGTGTTAAAGTGTCCTAAAGGATGGAGGATGTTGGGATCCAGCTGCTACTTCCTTTCTACTGAGATGAAAACCTGGCAGGAGAGCAGACTGGACTGTTTtgagagaggagcagacctggTGATCATAAACAGTGAAGAggaaaag CTGCATGGTGATGCAGATCTCCTGGTCTGGATTGGTCTGACTGACTCCGTTAATGAGGGGACCTGGAAATGGGTGGACGGCACACCACTGACCACATC GTACTGGAAGAGTGGTAAGCCGGACTATGGTGGTACCAACAacaaggattgtgtcgaggtctACCATCGGGACAACGTTTTGGCCAACTGGAACGATGCACCCTGCAACCGCATGCTGCACTGGATCTGTGAGAAATTACAGAAATAG
- the LOC116366655 gene encoding C-type lectin domain family 4 member M-like isoform X2 → MAEYVNKQVIELNEVTEENRNRLTKSVKTETHLSDGRTGVYRLAAGCLGVLCVLQVTLNISLRLAFSGSNEERNQLEACYNTLATERDRLSGMVSVLTYDKVILQKRLSGCGTGRGVEGRYMAVPTMRTVLKCPKGWRMLGSSCYFLSTEMKTWQESRLDCFERGADLVIINSEEEKLLYQLHGDADLLVWIGLTDSVNEGTWKWVDGTPLTTSYWKSGKPDYGGTNNKDCVEVYHRDNVLANWNDAPCNRMLHWICEKLQK, encoded by the exons ATGGCCGAGTACGTCAACAAACAGGTGATTGAATTGAATGAAGTTACTGAAGAAAACCGGAACAGATTAACGAAGAGCGTGAAGACTGAGACCCATCTCTCAG ATGGAAGAACAGGAGTCTACAGgctggctgctgggtgtttaGGAGTGCTGTGTGTTCTACAAGTCACTCTCAACATCTCCCTGAGGCTGGCTTTCT CCGGTTCTAACGAAGAGAGGAACCAGTTAGAGGCCTGTTACAACACCCTGGCTACAGAAAGGGACAGGTTGAGTGGCATGGTCAGTGTTCTGACCTATGATAAGGTGATTCTGCAGAAGAGGCTCTCTGGGTGTG gtACTGGAAGAGGGGTGGAAGGGAGATACATGGCAGTCCCAACGATGAGGACTGTGTTAAAGTGTCCTAAAGGATGGAGGATGTTGGGATCCAGCTGCTACTTCCTTTCTACTGAGATGAAAACCTGGCAGGAGAGCAGACTGGACTGTTTtgagagaggagcagacctggTGATCATAAACAGTGAAGAggaaaag TTGTTGTACCAGCTGCATGGTGATGCAGATCTCCTGGTCTGGATTGGTCTGACTGACTCCGTTAATGAGGGGACCTGGAAATGGGTGGACGGCACACCACTGACCACATC GTACTGGAAGAGTGGTAAGCCGGACTATGGTGGTACCAACAacaaggattgtgtcgaggtctACCATCGGGACAACGTTTTGGCCAACTGGAACGATGCACCCTGCAACCGCATGCTGCACTGGATCTGTGAGAAATTACAGAAATAG